In Clostridium thermosuccinogenes, the genomic stretch TAATTGATCTAAAACCCGACTGGCTTTCAATTCTCATCGGTATCAACGATGTATGGCGTCAGTTCGATTCTCCTACCATGACCGAACAGCATGTGTACATAGATGAGTATGCCCGGACTCTGTCAGAACTGGTGGTCAGTACAAAGCCTCTGCTGAAAGGCCTGGTACTCATGACGCCGTACTATATAGAGCCCAACCGTAATGATGCAATGCGTGCCACTATGGACAAGTACGGAGAGGTTGTAAAGGACATCGCAAAGAAGAATAATGCAATTTTTGTGGATTTGCAAGCTGCCTTTGATGAAATCCTTAAGCACTATCATCCCAATGCAATCGCATGGGACAGAGTGCATCCCAACCTTATAGGTCACATGGTGATCACCCGCGCCTTCCTGAACGCGGTGGAATATTCATGGAACGGGCAGGCTTAACAGCCTGCCATTCCTTTTTTCATCTTTGTCCACTCTTGTATACCCAGTCATGTTGATTTGATTAATGGGATTACTTAGTGCTTCCTTGATTTTATCATTCCTCAGCTTACATGATTCTTGTCTTATTTATACTAATTTGAAGATTTTTCCATGCCAGGCGATTATTAAGTGCGACCTCTGCGGGTTAAAGGGTATTATCACTGCGGCAAATTTCGCACAACAGAAATTCATTCCGAAACCGACAGATTCCTAGCAGTGGTACCCCGGATGGTACGGTTAATCTGAGTCATCTTTTCATCAAGAATCCTAATCTGTTCAGAGCATTCACGAAGTTCTTCCACCACATCCTCCGGCGCTGTTCCATCGTATTTATAACGCAGCTTATGCTCCAAGCTTGCCCAAAAATCCATAGCCACAGTCCTGATCTGGACCTCAACCCGCACCCTTTCCATACGGTTTGAAAAGTACACAGGTATCTCGACCACCAGATGCAGGCTGCGATATCCATTAGGTTTAGGATTTTTGATATAGTCCGTCATTTTTATCAGCGTAACATCATCCTGGGAAATTAGCATATCAGCTATCATATAGATATCGTCGATAAAAGAGCATATTACCCGGACGCCGGCAAGGTCATTCAATTCCTTGCGTGCCACATCCAGGCTCAGCGGAAATCCTTTTCGTATCAGCTTATCAATGATGCTTTTCGGAGTTTTTACTCTGGATTTTATATGCTCAATAGGATTGTATTCATGCATGCTTTGGAACTCATCATTCAATATCTCCAGCTTGGTGTTGATTTCTCTTAAAGCAGACTTATACAGCAGCTGGATACTTGTAAATTCGTTTATATACCTTTCCAGTTCATCTGCTTGGATTTTATACATGAGCATTTTGCTAGCTTCATCGGACTGCGGATGGAATTTACGCAACTTTTTCTCCATGCTATGCTGCATCCCCCAATCCACAAAATCAGGGAGATGATCTCCATTCCCTTCTAAAATATTGTTGTAGTTGATTTTTACCAGATAATATATCCATCAATATTATAGTATACAATGATGGAATATCTGTCAATGAGGGTGAGAGGGAGGGGTGGGGACGCTCCTGCATGTTTTTTAAAAAACAGCAGCAGAATATCGAGCAAAATAACCTTAAAGCGATGTAAATAGGAGAGGGACATTCCTGCATTTTTATCAAAATGGCGATAGAATGTTGGATAAAAGCAGAGAAAGTAAAAAGTAAAGGAAAGCTGGGGGACGCTTCTGCATTTTTTATATTTTTTATTGAAAGCATCAGCAGGATGTCGGAAAAATAGCCATAGACTAAAAATGCTAATATAATATTCTGTGTGTCAAAGAAACTACAAGCTAAATTTAACCCGGGAGCAATTATCTTAACCTCATAAAAAGATCTTTACCACTGCTTCCTTGCCTAACAAGAAGGCCAGCAATTCAATTTCAAAACAACATAGCGTGTAATGGTTACCATGCATTTTGCTCCTTAACTTTGATTATTGGTGAATAATTGAGCTAAAACTACCAAAAAAATAAGGAAAATAAAAATTTATTTTCCTAGAAAAAGTAATCAATCAATATATTATTAAGCAGTACAATATTGATGCATCAGCATCAGTTCATTTTAGTCATGCTTTTCAGGCATTGACGACCATCATACGATGGATAACTTATATGCCGGCTCAATGTCTGACTCTGGGGCTGATATCCCAATACTTATGCTTTCCCTTCT encodes the following:
- a CDS encoding SGNH/GDSL hydrolase family protein produces the protein MLIEKGSKLVMIGDSITDTDRARPIGEGLFDGTGKTYVGMVNSMLGATYPERKIRVVNMGISGNTVRDLKARWQTDVIDLKPDWLSILIGINDVWRQFDSPTMTEQHVYIDEYARTLSELVVSTKPLLKGLVLMTPYYIEPNRNDAMRATMDKYGEVVKDIAKKNNAIFVDLQAAFDEILKHYHPNAIAWDRVHPNLIGHMVITRAFLNAVEYSWNGQA
- a CDS encoding GTP pyrophosphokinase family protein produces the protein MEKKLRKFHPQSDEASKMLMYKIQADELERYINEFTSIQLLYKSALREINTKLEILNDEFQSMHEYNPIEHIKSRVKTPKSIIDKLIRKGFPLSLDVARKELNDLAGVRVICSFIDDIYMIADMLISQDDVTLIKMTDYIKNPKPNGYRSLHLVVEIPVYFSNRMERVRVEVQIRTVAMDFWASLEHKLRYKYDGTAPEDVVEELRECSEQIRILDEKMTQINRTIRGTTARNLSVSE